Proteins found in one Solitalea lacus genomic segment:
- the ahcY gene encoding adenosylhomocysteinase, protein MSTISKSKIDLNLPYKVKDMSLAEWGRKEIELAEAEMPGLMAIRSEYGDSKPLKGARIAGCLHMTIQTAVLIETLIHLGAEVRWSSCNIFSTQDHAAAAIAAAGIPVFAWKGMNAQEFDWCIEQTLFFGSEDKPLNMILDDGGDLTNMVFDVYTELIPNIKGLSEETTTGVHRLHERMKNGTLYMPAINVNDSVTKSKFDNKYGCRESLVDAIRRATDVMLAGKVAVVAGYGDVGKGSAESLSSAGVRVIVTEIDPICALQAAMEGYEVKKMKDAIKEADIVVTATGNFNIVTGEHFKALKDKAIVCNIGHFDNEIDMAWLNSNYGNAKIEIKPQVDKYTIDGKDVIVLAEGRLVNLGCATGHPSFVMSNSFTNQTLAQLELWLQSDKYENKVYTLPKHLDEKVARLHLAKIGVELDELTAEQAAYIGVTVDGPFKPETYRY, encoded by the coding sequence ATGTCAACTATCAGTAAATCAAAGATTGATTTGAATTTGCCTTATAAGGTAAAAGATATGTCGCTGGCTGAGTGGGGCCGCAAGGAAATTGAATTGGCTGAAGCTGAAATGCCTGGTTTGATGGCAATTAGATCTGAGTACGGCGATTCAAAACCTTTGAAAGGCGCACGCATTGCAGGCTGTTTACACATGACTATTCAAACAGCGGTGTTAATTGAAACATTGATTCATTTAGGTGCCGAAGTTCGCTGGAGTTCGTGTAACATCTTTTCAACGCAAGACCATGCTGCCGCTGCTATTGCCGCTGCCGGTATTCCTGTTTTTGCTTGGAAAGGTATGAATGCTCAAGAGTTCGATTGGTGTATTGAGCAAACACTGTTCTTTGGTTCAGAAGATAAACCATTGAATATGATTTTGGATGATGGTGGTGATTTAACCAATATGGTATTTGATGTTTACACCGAGTTGATTCCGAACATTAAAGGTTTATCAGAAGAAACTACTACCGGCGTTCACCGCTTGCACGAGCGCATGAAGAACGGTACATTATACATGCCAGCCATCAACGTAAACGATTCAGTTACTAAGTCAAAATTTGATAACAAATACGGTTGCCGCGAATCATTAGTTGACGCTATTCGTCGTGCTACTGATGTAATGCTTGCTGGTAAGGTTGCTGTAGTTGCTGGTTATGGAGACGTAGGTAAAGGTTCTGCGGAATCGTTAAGCTCGGCAGGCGTACGTGTAATCGTTACTGAGATTGACCCGATTTGTGCTTTACAAGCGGCAATGGAAGGTTACGAAGTAAAGAAAATGAAAGATGCCATTAAGGAAGCTGACATCGTGGTAACTGCAACTGGTAACTTCAATATTGTAACCGGTGAACATTTCAAAGCATTAAAAGATAAAGCGATTGTTTGTAACATCGGTCACTTTGATAATGAAATTGATATGGCTTGGTTGAATTCAAACTATGGCAATGCCAAAATTGAAATTAAGCCACAGGTTGATAAATATACCATTGATGGCAAAGATGTGATTGTATTGGCTGAAGGTCGTTTGGTGAACTTGGGCTGTGCTACCGGTCACCCATCGTTTGTAATGTCGAATTCATTCACGAACCAAACCTTAGCGCAATTAGAGTTGTGGTTGCAATCGGATAAATACGAAAACAAGGTTTATACTTTGCCTAAGCATTTGGATGAAAAAGTAGCTCGTTTACATTTAGCTAAAATCGGTGTTGAACTGGATGAATTAACAGCTGAGCAAGCTGCATATATTGGTGTAACAGTTGATGGTCCGTTTAAACCGGAAACATACCGTTACTAA
- a CDS encoding DUF1456 family protein, with protein MNNNDVIKKLRVALKLRDIDIVEILALVDFRITTTELSSFFRSEDHPNFKPMGDQILRNFLNGLIIYKRGAKEEKTQSHSVNKAKNK; from the coding sequence ATGAATAATAACGACGTAATTAAAAAACTTCGCGTAGCTTTAAAGTTACGTGACATAGATATTGTTGAGATTCTGGCTTTAGTTGATTTTCGAATCACAACTACTGAACTATCTTCATTTTTCCGTTCCGAGGATCATCCGAATTTTAAGCCGATGGGAGACCAGATTCTTCGTAATTTTCTTAATGGATTGATCATCTACAAAAGGGGAGCAAAGGAAGAAAAAACTCAATCTCATTCTGTGAATAAGGCCAAGAATAAGTAA
- the aceA gene encoding isocitrate lyase, with the protein MNSIERAQHLADQWATNARWQGVKRSYSADQVIKLKGSINIEYTLARLGAERLWNLLNDDYYVSALGALTGNQAIQAVQAGLKAIYLSGWQVAADANLAGEMYPDQSLYPADSVPKVVKKINNALLRADQIQTMEGRDDVHWLAPIVADAEAGFGGNLNAFELMKSMIEAGAAGVHFEDQLASAKKCGHMGGKVLVPTGEFVAKLNAARLASDVMGVPTLLVARTDADAATLLTSDCDERDHPFITSTERTTEGFYKVKAGIDQAISRGLSYAPYADLVWCETSKPDIGQAREFAQAIKAEFPDKLLAYNCSPSFNWKKNLDDQTMLTFREQLADMGYKFQFITLAGFHALNTAMFEIALAYKEQGMLGFSNLQQREFALQESHGFKAVKHQAFVGTGYFDEVQNTIMNGLASTTALKGSTEEEQFH; encoded by the coding sequence ATGAATTCAATTGAAAGAGCACAGCACTTAGCTGATCAATGGGCAACTAATGCCCGCTGGCAGGGCGTTAAACGCAGCTATTCTGCAGATCAGGTTATAAAACTAAAAGGAAGTATTAATATAGAATATACGCTTGCCCGCTTAGGAGCAGAACGCTTATGGAATCTGTTAAACGATGATTATTACGTATCTGCCTTAGGAGCATTAACAGGAAATCAGGCAATCCAAGCGGTACAAGCCGGATTGAAAGCTATTTATTTAAGTGGATGGCAGGTAGCCGCCGATGCAAATCTGGCAGGTGAAATGTATCCCGACCAAAGTTTGTATCCGGCGGATAGTGTACCGAAAGTTGTAAAAAAGATCAACAACGCTTTATTAAGAGCCGATCAGATTCAAACTATGGAAGGCCGTGATGATGTACATTGGCTGGCTCCAATTGTAGCCGATGCCGAAGCAGGCTTTGGTGGCAACCTTAATGCATTTGAATTGATGAAGTCCATGATTGAGGCTGGAGCTGCAGGAGTGCATTTTGAAGACCAGTTGGCCTCTGCAAAAAAATGCGGCCATATGGGAGGAAAAGTACTGGTTCCTACCGGAGAGTTTGTTGCAAAATTAAATGCCGCAAGGCTGGCGTCGGACGTTATGGGAGTACCTACTTTGCTGGTTGCCCGTACGGATGCCGATGCTGCTACCTTATTAACCAGCGACTGCGATGAGCGCGATCATCCGTTCATCACCTCTACTGAAAGAACTACTGAAGGCTTCTATAAAGTAAAGGCAGGCATTGACCAAGCCATTTCCCGCGGTTTATCATACGCTCCTTATGCCGATTTAGTTTGGTGCGAAACGTCAAAACCAGATATTGGACAAGCTCGTGAGTTTGCCCAGGCTATTAAAGCTGAATTTCCAGATAAATTATTGGCCTACAATTGCTCGCCTTCGTTCAACTGGAAAAAGAATTTAGATGATCAAACAATGCTTACTTTCCGTGAACAGCTGGCAGATATGGGGTATAAATTTCAGTTTATTACGCTCGCAGGTTTTCACGCATTAAATACAGCCATGTTTGAAATAGCATTAGCTTATAAGGAACAAGGCATGTTAGGTTTCTCAAATTTGCAGCAACGCGAATTTGCTTTACAGGAAAGCCATGGATTCAAAGCAGTTAAGCACCAGGCTTTTGTTGGAACTGGTTATTTTGATGAAGTACAAAATACAATTATGAATGGGCTGGCCTCAACTACTGCCTTGAAAGGATCCACAGAGGAGGAACAGTTTCATTAG